In Vagococcus carniphilus, the following proteins share a genomic window:
- a CDS encoding SpaA isopeptide-forming pilin-related protein, with translation MKKKKSVWFMMVAILMGFIPPILTAYSSIAQAIETQPDKIVDQSGLKVSSSVSSDGNSLNWKLQYEKDVASDGNDQALKFKVTADGEAIAFNEDASFATNDDQWFAEKDFSKQSQGSLSFTTVLNVSKVALEIQADATKTDETQAVTINKNILTSAVEGPHALKLPAVATQKTTEVSATSQTTAEETTSSQATETTTQTEEASEATSSEINASLATVGASKLEYLSGISAFSSINYSNIAPEYKTDATKGTYPTNSWQPAGQTNVINHQGNKERNFATWDGVTSWNGDPSDTTHSYIQYGEKQTDFAIRKYAKEASEPGLYDVYLNVKGNKQQDIKPVDIVLVVDMSGSMESSRSNGWNDRAGAARNGVKNFLQTIKDAGIGDYVKVGLVGFSSPGYVTGANGYLTVPIGKVSDTSHINAINDTLKPKFTGGTYTQIGIEQGQQMLAGSSNENKMMIVLTDGVPTFSKKVTAAQTIDGTTYATEFGNGLDEPGTTSKLNSSYAVGSWGNRTNIDSTWPATLGAAKIAKDAGLTIHTLGIQLSKDRDFLTEQQVRDRASLIATPGKYKDAETTDDVSDYLNEQAKNVVKSFNTIVNGSINDSLGDQFSYEGTPTVKSISTGNSAVTNLPTVNQSNGKVTTTELNLGKDQEIQIHYQVRINTEDKDFTPEKWYPMNGQTTLTPNGDNPDNKVDFGVPSAKAPGVKLDLKKIWEEYDKDTSKRPDSLDFTLNRKDTTESNSWKQGFIRLSKSDVATDTNVWEKTNIEKVAETQGATESLWLPQFNNKGKDFAYSFEEATVNGYESSSNAATTIWTNKKIYTPLALEITKISDQGKTPLKGAVFKLSGGSLPNAGVELKDNGDGTYTLSDDKYKLQLNTEYTLTEVTPPAGHTATTTSWKVNVSAEGKVTINDAVPGIEIKDNTIKYTIENEFTKRPLLVEKYNKDSGKTLDGAKFTLKQYGDKWTNDGEVVGDDLIGNDAKSFASLAPGYYSLEETKVPTGYKKDDTVFKFQIDSAGKLLDANGKEITANSKPTTDGFYLTSDNKIVLIKYNELRDFDFSILKKNSQSNKPLADTEFSLATKEDSNTILATLKTNDEGTGQFLDASGNHYGVRPGTYVIKETKAPEGFVLLEGTFEVTINADGTVGDVTYDGKDLDKDAIKVNLKDEDNNIIELTVANTPKGQLPATGGSGIQTFIIVALALVTAAGALTICYFYRNRKELN, from the coding sequence ATGAAGAAGAAAAAATCGGTCTGGTTTATGATGGTTGCTATTTTGATGGGCTTTATCCCGCCAATCTTGACTGCTTATTCGAGTATCGCACAGGCTATAGAAACTCAGCCGGATAAAATCGTAGATCAATCAGGTTTAAAAGTCAGTTCCTCTGTTTCATCAGATGGAAATTCTTTAAATTGGAAATTACAGTATGAAAAAGATGTCGCAAGTGATGGCAATGATCAAGCACTGAAATTCAAAGTGACGGCTGATGGAGAAGCAATAGCTTTTAATGAAGATGCCAGTTTTGCTACTAATGATGACCAATGGTTTGCGGAAAAAGATTTTTCGAAACAATCGCAGGGTTCTCTTTCATTTACAACGGTGCTAAATGTCTCCAAGGTAGCTCTTGAAATTCAAGCCGATGCAACAAAAACGGATGAAACACAAGCTGTCACTATTAACAAGAATATTTTGACTAGTGCGGTAGAAGGTCCGCATGCGTTGAAATTACCAGCAGTGGCTACACAAAAAACGACAGAAGTAAGTGCTACTTCTCAGACAACAGCTGAAGAAACCACTAGTAGCCAAGCGACCGAAACGACGACACAAACGGAAGAAGCCAGTGAAGCAACGTCGTCTGAGATAAATGCCTCGCTGGCAACAGTGGGCGCTAGCAAACTTGAATATCTTAGTGGAATAAGTGCATTTTCTTCCATTAATTACAGCAATATTGCGCCAGAATATAAGACAGATGCCACAAAAGGAACTTATCCGACTAATAGCTGGCAACCAGCTGGGCAAACAAATGTGATCAACCACCAAGGGAACAAGGAACGCAACTTTGCCACTTGGGATGGTGTAACTAGCTGGAATGGCGATCCATCGGACACAACGCATTCTTATATCCAGTATGGTGAAAAACAAACAGATTTTGCCATTCGTAAGTATGCCAAAGAAGCGAGTGAACCAGGGCTTTACGACGTTTATTTGAATGTAAAAGGTAATAAGCAACAAGATATCAAACCAGTTGATATTGTTTTGGTAGTGGATATGTCAGGAAGTATGGAATCGAGTCGAAGTAACGGATGGAATGATCGTGCTGGTGCAGCCAGAAATGGTGTGAAAAATTTCTTGCAAACCATTAAAGACGCAGGCATTGGGGATTACGTCAAGGTTGGTTTAGTCGGATTTTCTAGTCCAGGATATGTAACAGGGGCTAACGGTTATCTTACTGTACCGATAGGTAAAGTTTCGGATACTAGTCATATAAATGCAATCAATGATACTTTAAAACCAAAATTTACAGGAGGCACTTACACTCAAATCGGGATCGAGCAAGGTCAGCAGATGCTTGCGGGAAGCTCCAATGAAAACAAAATGATGATCGTATTGACCGATGGGGTTCCTACTTTTTCTAAGAAGGTAACCGCTGCGCAAACGATTGATGGGACTACCTATGCTACTGAATTTGGTAATGGATTGGATGAACCAGGCACTACCTCTAAACTCAATAGTAGTTATGCGGTTGGTTCTTGGGGAAATAGAACAAATATTGATAGTACTTGGCCGGCCACATTAGGAGCAGCTAAAATCGCCAAAGATGCGGGCTTAACTATCCACACGCTGGGAATTCAGCTGAGTAAGGATAGAGATTTTTTAACTGAACAACAAGTTCGCGATAGAGCAAGTCTTATCGCTACACCGGGTAAATACAAAGATGCTGAAACAACAGACGATGTTTCTGATTATTTGAATGAACAAGCTAAAAATGTAGTGAAATCTTTCAACACCATAGTCAATGGTTCGATCAATGATTCTTTGGGTGATCAGTTCTCTTATGAAGGCACTCCAACTGTGAAGAGCATCAGTACAGGGAATAGTGCTGTAACGAATTTACCGACCGTAAACCAGTCGAATGGTAAAGTGACCACTACTGAGTTGAACTTAGGCAAAGATCAAGAAATTCAGATCCATTATCAAGTGCGTATCAATACAGAAGATAAAGATTTCACGCCGGAAAAATGGTATCCGATGAATGGTCAAACAACTTTGACACCAAACGGAGACAATCCGGATAATAAAGTAGACTTTGGCGTTCCTTCCGCAAAGGCACCGGGGGTGAAACTTGATCTGAAAAAGATTTGGGAAGAATACGATAAGGATACGAGTAAACGTCCCGATTCTCTTGATTTCACCTTGAACCGAAAAGATACCACAGAGAGCAATTCTTGGAAGCAAGGTTTTATTCGTCTTTCTAAAAGCGATGTTGCTACAGATACTAATGTCTGGGAAAAGACCAATATTGAAAAAGTAGCCGAAACACAAGGAGCTACTGAATCGCTTTGGTTGCCACAATTCAACAATAAAGGGAAAGATTTTGCTTATAGCTTTGAAGAAGCAACGGTCAATGGCTATGAATCTTCAAGTAATGCTGCTACAACCATTTGGACCAATAAAAAAATCTACACACCACTTGCTTTAGAGATCACTAAAATTTCTGATCAAGGAAAGACACCTCTTAAAGGAGCAGTCTTTAAACTAAGTGGAGGTAGTTTGCCAAATGCAGGCGTTGAACTTAAGGACAACGGGGATGGAACCTATACGTTGTCTGATGATAAGTACAAGCTGCAATTAAATACTGAGTATACATTGACAGAAGTTACACCACCAGCTGGACATACGGCTACTACAACTAGTTGGAAAGTCAACGTTAGTGCAGAAGGTAAAGTAACCATCAACGATGCTGTACCGGGTATTGAAATCAAAGACAACACTATCAAGTACACCATTGAAAATGAGTTTACCAAACGTCCTTTATTGGTTGAAAAATATAATAAAGATAGTGGTAAAACATTAGACGGTGCGAAGTTCACGTTGAAGCAATATGGCGATAAGTGGACGAATGATGGTGAAGTTGTCGGTGATGATTTGATCGGAAATGATGCCAAATCTTTTGCTAGCCTGGCACCAGGCTATTACAGCTTGGAAGAAACGAAGGTACCGACAGGCTATAAGAAAGACGATACAGTCTTTAAGTTCCAAATCGATAGCGCTGGGAAACTACTTGATGCAAATGGCAAAGAAATCACCGCTAACTCAAAACCAACGACAGATGGTTTCTATTTAACGAGTGATAATAAGATTGTTTTAATCAAATACAATGAACTGCGTGATTTTGACTTTTCAATTCTTAAAAAGAACTCGCAAAGCAACAAACCATTAGCAGATACTGAATTCAGCTTAGCCACAAAAGAGGATTCCAATACGATTTTGGCTACTCTGAAGACCAATGATGAAGGAACGGGTCAGTTTTTAGATGCTTCGGGTAATCATTACGGTGTTCGTCCAGGAACTTACGTTATCAAAGAAACGAAAGCACCAGAAGGGTTTGTCCTTTTAGAAGGGACTTTCGAGGTCACTATAAATGCGGACGGAACTGTCGGCGACGTGACTTATGATGGTAAGGATCTTGATAAAGATGCTATCAAAGTAAATCTAAAAGATGAGGACAATAACATCATCGAATTGACGGTTGCTAATACACCCAAAGGACAACTGCCAGCAACCGGCGGATCAGGTATACAGACTTTCATCATAGTAGCCTTAGCTCTTGTCACAGCAGCAGGTGCTCTTACGATCTGCTACTTCTACCGTAATCGAAAGGAGTTGAACTAA
- a CDS encoding type III secretion system protein PrgN, whose amino-acid sequence MSINTFVYPYPINVFIISRLGMTVEQFCEIHGYKQSTVASWVTRNRTVKTLPCDFLYCLSLSSGWSMDDVYRHLLVLEEKFLKSIDPKKKKEQVD is encoded by the coding sequence ATGAGTATCAATACCTTTGTATATCCCTACCCGATCAATGTGTTTATTATTTCGCGGTTAGGGATGACAGTAGAGCAATTTTGTGAAATACATGGCTATAAGCAGAGTACAGTAGCAAGCTGGGTAACAAGAAACCGTACCGTAAAGACGTTGCCTTGTGATTTTTTGTATTGTCTTAGTCTTTCTTCAGGCTGGTCGATGGATGATGTTTATCGTCATTTATTGGTGTTGGAGGAGAAGTTCTTAAAGAGTATTGATCCCAAGAAGAAGAAAGAGCAGGTGGATTGA
- a CDS encoding primase C-terminal domain-containing protein, producing MAASLDVVYSTVLQNGIRKFKYKNSHLKPVSFSDQSGKGAIFAYRSKEHMIEGIGLVITSEEGVIENNNRFTHWTPNVFRYGTYADEARMFTKGHSEDNLRQINTFFVDFDTLDPNFDYGEIILASHEIGFMPTMILRTPHGFQAFYVLDKPAYVTKKSNFKVINVAKMISKNLRNKFSNDYRFPVDVNANHFGITRMPSEENVLFFEPQYCYSFEEWIDWSMREDADKKAEIKNVFVLPSTQEFRQVDEPWFQLLLKSQKIQGEKGVYGRNNVIFTLSLAYFSSGYEVEACELTMLEFNDRLANPLSDRELTRIIRSAYSGKYQAAHREKIVLLCQEWVDANLSEEQLFNKKRGWWKFKKERAVRKYSHSHEWAEDLLSYLNEQSYEEQPYIISTKKELTERLKIPKRSLDKVLKQLREENKIHFRVRAGRNGGIMLASIHGLMRFVIRLKKESRGAYFAAISEAFGKEYTFIQTALKRLIDPNKIGVQTDLFMIDTG from the coding sequence TGATCGAGGGGATTGGACTAGTGATCACTTCAGAAGAAGGGGTGATCGAAAACAATAATCGATTCACTCATTGGACACCAAATGTATTTCGCTATGGAACGTATGCTGATGAAGCCAGAATGTTTACAAAAGGCCATTCTGAGGACAATTTACGTCAAATCAATACATTCTTTGTTGATTTTGACACATTGGATCCAAACTTTGACTATGGAGAAATTATCTTGGCCAGTCACGAGATCGGCTTTATGCCGACAATGATTCTACGTACACCGCATGGATTTCAAGCTTTCTATGTACTAGACAAGCCTGCATACGTGACGAAGAAATCAAATTTTAAAGTGATCAATGTGGCCAAAATGATCTCAAAAAATCTAAGAAACAAATTTTCAAATGATTATCGGTTTCCAGTTGATGTAAATGCCAATCATTTTGGGATCACAAGGATGCCTTCTGAAGAGAATGTTTTATTCTTTGAACCACAGTATTGTTATAGTTTCGAAGAATGGATCGACTGGTCAATGAGAGAAGATGCGGACAAAAAAGCGGAGATCAAGAACGTTTTTGTATTACCATCTACTCAAGAATTTCGTCAAGTCGATGAACCCTGGTTCCAGCTGTTGCTAAAAAGTCAAAAAATACAAGGTGAAAAGGGCGTATACGGTCGAAATAATGTCATATTCACCTTGTCTTTGGCATACTTTTCGTCAGGATACGAAGTAGAAGCATGTGAATTGACGATGTTAGAATTCAATGACCGCTTGGCTAACCCTTTATCTGATCGAGAATTAACCAGAATCATTCGTTCCGCTTACTCCGGAAAATATCAAGCAGCGCACAGAGAAAAAATTGTCCTATTATGCCAAGAGTGGGTCGATGCCAATCTTTCTGAAGAGCAACTATTCAACAAAAAACGGGGTTGGTGGAAATTCAAGAAAGAAAGAGCTGTTCGCAAGTATTCACATAGTCATGAATGGGCAGAAGATCTACTGTCCTATTTGAATGAGCAATCCTATGAAGAACAACCATACATTATTTCTACAAAAAAAGAGTTAACTGAACGTTTAAAGATCCCAAAACGTTCCCTGGACAAAGTACTGAAGCAGTTAAGAGAAGAGAACAAAATTCATTTTCGTGTTCGTGCTGGTCGTAATGGGGGTATTATGTTAGCTTCGATACATGGATTGATGCGCTTCGTTATCCGGCTAAAAAAAGAAAGCCGGGGGGCTTATTTCGCTGCGATCTCAGAAGCTTTTGGAAAAGAATACACGTTTATCCAGACAGCACTGAAACGCTTGATAGATCCCAATAAGATCGGCGTGCAAACAGATCTGTTCATGATCGATACAGGCTGA